A genomic window from Leptolyngbya sp. BL0902 includes:
- a CDS encoding glycosyltransferase family 4 protein → MHIAWLGKKSPFCGNVTYSREITNALLDRGYRVTFLHFAQPQEAEEEAHPESAEVPLPFLFKSQILTIPSLKSRKLLTNALRRLKPDIVHASLTLSPLDFRLPEICAELGLPLVATFHPAFDRKVRSITSGTQHLTYQLYAPCLANYDRVIVFSDLQRDLLNKLGVPDDRLVVIPNGVDTQRYAPGPSAAKVELGAERLFVYQGRLSPEKNVESLLKGWRQAEMGPTCKLAIMGSGPLENSLKLFYDDDNILWLGYVSDVQRRIDLLRGADGFILPSFVEGLSLSLLEAMACGTACVATDAGADGEVLSNGAGIVLDPQRVAVQLQTILPLLRDHPEIAQLLGRKARERVVSRYTLSANLSALEQLYGVVASRSPVALGL, encoded by the coding sequence ATGCATATCGCGTGGCTTGGCAAGAAATCCCCCTTCTGCGGCAATGTCACCTACAGTCGAGAAATCACCAATGCCCTGCTAGACCGGGGCTATCGGGTGACGTTTTTGCACTTTGCCCAACCCCAGGAAGCCGAGGAAGAGGCCCATCCTGAATCCGCCGAAGTGCCCCTGCCCTTTTTGTTTAAGTCGCAGATTCTCACCATTCCCTCCCTCAAGTCGCGCAAGCTGCTGACCAACGCCCTGCGACGGCTGAAGCCCGATATTGTCCACGCTTCCCTCACCCTGTCGCCCCTGGATTTTCGCCTGCCGGAAATTTGCGCTGAGTTGGGTCTGCCCCTGGTGGCCACCTTCCACCCTGCCTTCGACCGCAAGGTACGCAGCATCACCTCCGGCACCCAGCACCTCACCTACCAGCTCTACGCTCCTTGTTTGGCCAACTACGACCGGGTGATCGTCTTCTCCGATCTCCAGCGCGACCTGCTGAACAAATTGGGCGTTCCCGATGATCGCCTGGTGGTGATTCCCAACGGTGTGGATACCCAGCGCTACGCCCCCGGCCCCTCAGCGGCGAAGGTGGAACTGGGGGCCGAACGGCTGTTTGTTTACCAGGGTCGGCTTTCCCCCGAAAAAAACGTGGAATCCCTGCTGAAGGGCTGGCGACAGGCGGAAATGGGGCCAACCTGCAAGCTGGCCATCATGGGCAGCGGGCCGCTAGAAAACTCCCTCAAGCTGTTCTACGACGACGACAATATCCTCTGGCTGGGCTACGTTTCCGACGTACAGCGCCGCATTGACCTGCTGCGGGGGGCCGATGGCTTTATCCTGCCCTCCTTTGTGGAGGGGCTGTCTCTGTCGCTGCTGGAGGCCATGGCCTGCGGGACGGCCTGCGTGGCCACCGATGCCGGGGCCGATGGAGAAGTCCTATCCAACGGGGCCGGGATTGTGCTAGATCCCCAGCGGGTAGCCGTGCAGCTACAAACCATTCTGCCCCTGCTGCGCGACCATCCCGAAATTGCCCAGCTTCTAGGCCGCAAAGCCCGCGAACGGGTGGTCTCTCGCTATACCCTCAGCGCCAACCTTTCTGCCCTGGAACAGCTTTATGGGGTGGTCGCCTCCCGGTCTCCAGTGGCCCTTGGTCTGTAA
- a CDS encoding caspase family protein — protein MANIYTLLVGINQYDPSSSVPHLQGCTNDVQAMQTYLEGRVGQEGGQLQVKTLLNEAATRQAVINGFRNHLGLAGPEDVALFFYAGHGSQEQAPEEFWHLEPDRLNETLVCYDSRCQGSWDLADKELAKLIAEVAANNPHMVVILDCCHSGSGTRGDAEASESVRRAPTDKRQRPIDSFIVTPEEIPAAAPVTRSLGAVSGWRIPQGRHVLLAACQDIEEAKEYSSDGEHRGAFSYFLLETLQKANGSLTYRDLFKRTSALVQSRVSAQAPQLEASVPEDLDQPFLGGAIRPRSPHFLVSCHPQEGWIIDGGSIHGIPQPKGGETTVFALFLSDMADSDLGHSTPLGTATVMAVKPTFSRVELSGIESLSPEMGFKAVVKTLPLPPMGVHLLGDEAGVGLLRGAIMGSSFQPASLYVRVVEDVADATFQVVAQDGEYRIKRPADDRILLEPVRGFDNGKARETLGLLEHLARWTTTLELQGSPTSRIAANAIRMEVILPDQSRHQSDLRLSYSADNKAPKFQIKLTNTSSQRLYCTVLDLTERFAISAALFEAGGVWLDPGQEAYARQGELVSATVPKELWEQGITEFKDVLKLIVSPTAFDGRLLEQQKLNLFQGELHGFYREDVTRSMPPKGMLNRLMKRIQTRDIGDDEDEDTTDDWMTSQITITTVRPRETVALSAAAPQVTLMNGITIQNPEGFSAQARLTTVTQSTRDLGSHILPPLLRDQTQAFQFTASRATDPGLSALELRDVKNSEAVTAANPLKLVADVALEPDAMVLPVAFDGEFYLPLGHGISKDNQTEITIEHLPEPISEGQRSLGGAIRIFFQKVVRQKLGLPFEYPFLRVAEVNNGEVTYITDPATVASRVAQAQRIALYIHGIIGDTESMVPSIETAIAALAGEAKPLKDCYDLVLAFDYESLNTSIETHAQGLKQRLESIGLGPNHGKTLHIIAHSMGGLVSRWFIEQEGGKEVVQHLILLGTPSGGSPWPQTVAGITTLLTMVLNGLSKVTFPIVFVSSALKLLAKGVESIETIDVTLDQMDPNSDFIKQLAITPDPGIPYTVIAGNIALIPADHPQGNLRQRLMERMKGLMELPFFGIPNDLAVTVESIKAVPPGRQPAPVMVEVACDHLVYFSDPVGVKALGDMAQSALTGTLSSPELSTSESLASEPFSPELPSPASPSSGLPRPDPLQDEPSEVTGDAVFLISGTPDIVGPDPVTANPVTPADSGPETSPKNPLWWWIVAAVVFLVVGFVGLKVSNPPSEPVPNLPQSGLSSGGTWTL, from the coding sequence ATGGCCAACATCTACACCCTCCTCGTCGGCATTAACCAATACGATCCCTCTTCCTCGGTGCCCCATTTACAGGGCTGCACCAACGATGTGCAAGCGATGCAGACCTATTTAGAAGGTCGCGTGGGCCAAGAGGGTGGACAGTTGCAGGTGAAAACTTTGCTGAATGAAGCGGCTACACGGCAGGCGGTGATTAATGGTTTCCGTAACCACCTGGGGCTGGCAGGCCCGGAGGATGTAGCGCTGTTTTTCTATGCGGGCCACGGTTCCCAAGAACAGGCCCCGGAGGAATTTTGGCACCTAGAGCCAGATCGTTTGAATGAAACCCTGGTGTGCTACGACAGCCGTTGCCAGGGCAGTTGGGATTTGGCCGACAAAGAATTGGCCAAGCTGATTGCGGAAGTGGCGGCGAACAATCCCCATATGGTGGTGATTTTAGACTGTTGCCATTCCGGTTCTGGCACCCGTGGCGATGCCGAGGCCAGCGAATCAGTGCGGCGGGCACCCACGGATAAACGTCAGCGGCCCATCGACAGCTTTATTGTGACGCCAGAGGAAATTCCAGCGGCAGCGCCTGTGACCCGCAGCCTGGGGGCTGTCAGCGGTTGGCGGATTCCCCAGGGTCGCCATGTGTTGTTGGCCGCCTGCCAAGACATTGAAGAAGCCAAGGAATATTCCAGCGATGGCGAGCACCGGGGGGCGTTTTCCTACTTTTTGCTAGAGACCCTGCAAAAGGCTAACGGCAGCCTCACCTATCGCGACCTGTTTAAACGCACCTCGGCCCTGGTGCAAAGTCGGGTTTCGGCCCAGGCTCCGCAGCTAGAGGCCAGCGTTCCCGAAGATTTGGATCAGCCGTTTTTGGGCGGTGCGATTCGGCCTAGGAGTCCTCACTTTTTGGTGAGTTGCCACCCCCAAGAAGGCTGGATCATTGACGGCGGCAGTATCCACGGTATTCCTCAGCCCAAGGGCGGAGAAACGACGGTTTTTGCCCTATTTCTGTCAGATATGGCTGATAGTGATCTCGGCCACAGTACGCCCCTGGGCACCGCAACGGTCATGGCGGTGAAACCCACATTTAGCCGGGTCGAACTTTCAGGTATCGAGTCGCTCTCGCCGGAGATGGGCTTTAAGGCGGTGGTCAAAACCTTACCCTTGCCGCCTATGGGGGTGCATCTGTTGGGGGATGAGGCTGGGGTAGGGCTGCTGCGTGGTGCGATTATGGGCAGTAGCTTTCAGCCTGCTTCTCTGTATGTCAGAGTCGTGGAAGATGTCGCTGATGCTACGTTTCAGGTGGTCGCCCAGGATGGCGAATACCGCATCAAACGACCCGCCGATGATCGGATTTTGCTGGAGCCCGTGCGCGGTTTTGACAATGGTAAAGCCCGCGAAACCCTCGGTTTGCTAGAGCACCTAGCCCGCTGGACAACTACCCTAGAACTGCAAGGCTCTCCCACCAGCCGCATTGCCGCTAATGCCATTCGGATGGAAGTGATTTTGCCCGACCAAAGCCGTCACCAAAGCGACCTGCGGTTGAGCTATAGCGCCGACAACAAAGCGCCCAAATTCCAGATCAAACTCACTAATACCAGTTCCCAGCGGCTCTATTGCACCGTGTTGGATTTAACCGAGCGGTTCGCCATCAGTGCGGCCCTGTTTGAGGCAGGGGGCGTGTGGTTGGATCCAGGTCAGGAAGCCTATGCTCGCCAGGGGGAATTGGTCTCGGCCACGGTGCCCAAGGAGTTGTGGGAACAGGGCATTACGGAATTTAAGGACGTGCTGAAGCTGATTGTTAGCCCCACCGCCTTTGATGGACGGTTGCTGGAACAGCAGAAACTCAATCTCTTCCAGGGCGAACTGCACGGCTTCTATCGAGAGGATGTGACCCGTTCCATGCCGCCCAAGGGGATGCTGAATCGGCTGATGAAGCGCATCCAAACCCGCGACATTGGCGACGACGAGGACGAAGACACCACCGACGACTGGATGACCAGCCAGATCACCATTACCACCGTGCGCCCCAGGGAAACCGTGGCCCTCTCTGCCGCTGCGCCCCAGGTCACGTTGATGAATGGCATTACTATCCAGAACCCGGAGGGCTTTTCGGCCCAGGCGCGGCTTACCACCGTCACCCAATCCACCCGCGATTTGGGCAGTCACATTTTGCCGCCGTTGCTGAGGGATCAGACCCAGGCGTTTCAGTTCACCGCCAGCCGCGCCACCGATCCGGGTCTGAGTGCGCTGGAGTTGCGGGACGTGAAAAATTCAGAGGCCGTCACCGCCGCAAATCCTCTGAAGCTGGTGGCCGATGTGGCCCTAGAACCCGACGCCATGGTGCTGCCCGTGGCCTTTGATGGCGAGTTTTACCTGCCTCTGGGGCACGGCATCAGCAAAGACAACCAAACCGAAATTACCATCGAACACCTGCCGGAACCCATCAGTGAAGGGCAACGCAGCCTGGGAGGCGCGATTCGGATCTTCTTCCAAAAAGTGGTGCGGCAAAAGCTGGGGTTGCCCTTTGAATACCCCTTCCTCCGGGTGGCGGAGGTCAATAACGGCGAGGTCACTTACATCACCGACCCCGCTACGGTAGCCAGTCGGGTGGCCCAAGCCCAGCGCATTGCCCTCTACATCCACGGCATCATTGGCGACACCGAAAGCATGGTGCCCAGCATCGAAACCGCCATCGCCGCCCTAGCCGGAGAAGCCAAACCCCTCAAGGACTGCTACGACCTCGTTTTGGCCTTCGACTACGAGAGCCTCAATACCAGCATCGAGACCCATGCCCAGGGCCTCAAACAACGGCTGGAAAGTATCGGCCTTGGCCCCAACCACGGCAAAACCTTGCACATTATTGCCCACTCCATGGGGGGGCTGGTGTCCCGCTGGTTCATCGAGCAGGAGGGCGGTAAGGAGGTCGTCCAACACCTGATTTTGCTGGGCACTCCCAGCGGTGGATCCCCCTGGCCCCAAACCGTGGCGGGCATTACCACGCTGCTGACGATGGTGCTGAATGGCCTGTCTAAGGTGACGTTCCCCATCGTGTTTGTCTCCAGTGCCCTCAAACTCTTGGCCAAGGGCGTGGAAAGCATTGAAACCATTGATGTCACCCTGGATCAGATGGATCCCAATTCCGACTTCATCAAACAGTTGGCCATCACCCCCGACCCCGGCATTCCCTACACCGTGATTGCTGGAAATATTGCCCTAATTCCCGCCGACCATCCCCAGGGCAACCTGCGGCAACGGTTGATGGAAAGGATGAAGGGCTTGATGGAACTGCCGTTCTTCGGCATTCCTAACGACCTGGCGGTAACGGTAGAGAGCATCAAAGCCGTCCCCCCCGGTCGTCAGCCCGCCCCGGTGATGGTAGAAGTGGCTTGTGATCACCTGGTCTACTTCAGCGATCCGGTGGGCGTCAAAGCTCTAGGTGACATGGCCCAAAGTGCACTGACAGGGACTCTTTCCAGTCCAGAGCTTTCTACGTCAGAATCACTTGCCTCGGAGCCATTTAGCCCAGAACTACCCAGCCCAGCTTCTCCCAGTTCAGGATTGCCTAGGCCAGACCCTCTTCAGGATGAACCCTCTGAAGTCACAGGTGATGCGGTGTTCCTGATCTCTGGGACGCCTGACATCGTTGGGCCTGACCCGGTAACAGCGAATCCTGTCACACCTGCTGACTCAGGGCCAGAAACATCCCCTAAAAATCCGCTGTGGTGGTGGATTGTGGCGGCAGTGGTCTTCTTGGTGGTGGGCTTTGTGGGGTTGAAGGTATCGAACCCACCGTCGGAGCCTGTTCCCAATCTGCCCCAGTCAGGGTTGAGCTCTGGAGGGACTTGGACACTCTAG
- a CDS encoding ComF family protein, with protein MGIGLGQAPWQRSQALLDLFLSRACPLCERATPQVLCPTCVGQIRQSRLATPLDSSHPGLPILSWGRYEDTLRQIIRQLKYSGHPELAHWLGIELGQTWQQYQRTTPPSPRPVVLLPIPLHPSKLKQRGFNQAERLAQGMKRIVPAPVVGEGLLRVQATQAQHSLSREERQTNLAHAFQVNPRHLPTLRLKTVWLVDDIFTTGATAHAAAQILRHSGISVGGICTVARSGLSSPNPDQADTVKSTQKNH; from the coding sequence ATGGGTATCGGACTCGGCCAAGCCCCCTGGCAGCGCAGCCAGGCTCTCCTCGACCTCTTCCTCAGCCGCGCCTGCCCCCTCTGCGAACGGGCAACGCCCCAGGTACTTTGTCCCACCTGCGTAGGCCAGATTCGCCAAAGTCGCCTCGCCACCCCCCTCGACTCCAGCCACCCGGGGCTTCCCATCCTCAGTTGGGGGCGCTACGAAGATACCCTGCGGCAAATCATCCGCCAGCTAAAATATAGCGGCCACCCCGAACTAGCCCACTGGCTGGGGATAGAACTAGGCCAAACCTGGCAGCAATACCAGCGAACCACTCCCCCATCCCCTCGCCCCGTGGTGCTGCTACCCATTCCCCTTCACCCTAGCAAGCTCAAGCAGCGCGGCTTTAACCAGGCCGAACGATTGGCGCAGGGCATGAAGCGTATCGTCCCGGCCCCCGTCGTGGGAGAAGGACTCCTGCGAGTGCAGGCCACCCAAGCCCAACATAGTCTCAGCCGCGAGGAACGTCAGACCAACCTCGCCCACGCGTTCCAGGTTAATCCCCGCCATCTGCCAACCCTCCGCCTCAAAACCGTCTGGCTAGTAGACGATATCTTCACCACCGGAGCCACCGCCCACGCCGCCGCCCAAATCCTCCGCCACAGCGGCATCTCCGTTGGGGGCATCTGCACCGTTGCCCGGTCTGGATTGTCGTCCCCCAACCCAGACCAGGCTGACACCGTTAAATCAACACAGAAAAATCACTGA
- a CDS encoding putative PEP-binding protein, translated as MSWLQPLDRVCANDLPQVGYKAYALGLLGRQQIPVAAGRVIAAQAWQEVWATALGADLRQRLEDGERLEQAGFHELQHLSQQAQRAWADAPPLSSLGADWADWPHPTWILRASLGWPITRRRADLGLGLLPAQVGSPAMVPLAKALQQFWGEAISARSLVVWRHRRQSLAQLPLATLVMPLYPALVSGTLRLGAKEATWDCVEGLGLPLVRGEAIPARGQMSLTQPNSVQWKPGFQEQRYCVSLGPEAAAMAALGSNLPSTPPSSSSAGGTSQSGTRALGGKALGETAPGLPLRVIQREDPVLPPLLTPEQVYQLIDLGQRSRQVLATDPWVAPTALEFDLGLEWILCPGQGGEGWQFIVTQVMPYFPPAPPALAQPPGALTPPPTTSAQPPHPPHLPAICAVVKGIGASAGQVQGVAVVASQPQDLPRPLPPNAIVVLPDLQPDVFLQLGAVAGIVTEQGGATCHAAILAREIGVPAVVGSPQATQILEDAMLLFLDGDRGVVYGLDPARVPAMAVSPPAQPAVPPPPMPVGRYPELRTKVMANLSQIRRLDALPAEHIAGVGLLRSEWLLLDILEGRHPWHWVNEGQGAELQSRIVQQIEPILKILGPKPLRYRSLDLRSHEWQALEGSPPLEPNPMLGLRGTLSYGIDARLFEVELGALATLQRAGYTNLELILPFVRTVEEVLACQQYLRQTGLTDYEDFALWIMAEVPSVLFSIPAYAQAGVKGIAIGSNDLTQLLLAVDRDQPIMASAYDERHPVIQMAMAHLIQEAHRCGLVCSICGQAPVRHPDLIAKFVAWGIDSISVETAALPFTLEAVWQAEQRQGGRG; from the coding sequence ATGTCCTGGTTGCAACCGCTAGATCGGGTCTGTGCCAATGACCTACCGCAGGTGGGCTACAAAGCCTATGCCCTGGGGTTACTGGGGAGGCAGCAGATCCCCGTTGCGGCGGGGCGGGTCATTGCAGCTCAGGCTTGGCAAGAGGTTTGGGCAACCGCCCTAGGGGCAGATCTGCGACAGCGCCTAGAGGATGGGGAACGGCTGGAACAAGCGGGCTTCCACGAATTACAGCACCTCAGCCAGCAGGCTCAGCGGGCCTGGGCGGATGCGCCACCCCTGTCATCTCTAGGGGCTGACTGGGCGGATTGGCCCCATCCAACCTGGATTTTGCGGGCGTCGTTGGGATGGCCCATTACTCGCCGCCGCGCTGATCTGGGCTTGGGTTTGTTGCCTGCCCAGGTGGGTAGTCCAGCAATGGTGCCCTTGGCCAAGGCACTTCAGCAGTTTTGGGGGGAGGCGATCTCGGCCCGGAGCTTGGTGGTGTGGCGACATCGCCGCCAGTCCCTCGCCCAACTGCCCTTGGCCACCCTAGTCATGCCCCTCTATCCAGCGCTGGTATCGGGTACGCTGCGGCTGGGGGCCAAGGAAGCCACGTGGGACTGTGTGGAGGGACTGGGACTGCCCCTAGTGCGGGGGGAGGCGATTCCAGCCCGGGGCCAAATGTCGCTGACCCAGCCGAATAGCGTGCAATGGAAGCCTGGATTTCAGGAGCAGAGATACTGCGTCAGCCTTGGCCCAGAGGCAGCGGCGATGGCGGCTCTGGGGAGCAATCTACCGTCAACGCCCCCCTCATCTTCATCTGCGGGAGGCACATCCCAATCAGGAACCAGGGCATTGGGGGGCAAGGCCCTGGGAGAGACTGCGCCGGGACTGCCCCTACGGGTGATTCAGCGGGAGGATCCAGTGTTGCCGCCACTGCTGACCCCAGAGCAGGTCTACCAGTTAATTGACCTAGGTCAGCGTAGCCGTCAGGTATTGGCGACGGATCCTTGGGTGGCTCCTACCGCCTTGGAGTTTGACCTGGGCCTAGAGTGGATTCTCTGCCCTGGGCAAGGGGGCGAGGGTTGGCAGTTTATCGTCACCCAGGTGATGCCCTATTTCCCCCCAGCCCCCCCGGCGCTGGCCCAGCCCCCTGGGGCACTGACTCCCCCCCCCACTACGTCTGCCCAACCGCCTCATCCTCCTCACCTTCCTGCCATTTGTGCGGTGGTTAAGGGCATTGGCGCTTCGGCGGGGCAGGTGCAGGGGGTGGCGGTGGTGGCCTCTCAGCCTCAAGATTTGCCGCGCCCGCTTCCTCCCAATGCCATTGTGGTGCTGCCCGATCTCCAGCCCGATGTGTTTCTTCAGCTAGGGGCGGTGGCGGGCATTGTCACCGAGCAGGGCGGGGCCACCTGCCATGCGGCTATTTTGGCGCGGGAAATTGGCGTCCCTGCCGTTGTCGGATCTCCCCAGGCGACCCAAATTTTAGAAGACGCCATGCTCCTGTTTCTGGATGGCGACCGAGGGGTGGTCTATGGCTTAGATCCCGCCCGCGTCCCGGCCATGGCAGTCTCGCCGCCCGCCCAGCCCGCCGTACCGCCCCCGCCCATGCCCGTCGGTCGCTACCCGGAACTGCGAACCAAGGTGATGGCCAACCTCAGCCAAATTCGGCGGCTGGATGCCCTCCCGGCGGAGCACATTGCCGGGGTGGGGCTGCTGCGGTCGGAGTGGCTGCTGCTGGATATTTTGGAGGGCCGTCACCCCTGGCACTGGGTGAACGAGGGGCAGGGGGCCGAGCTACAAAGCCGGATTGTGCAGCAAATTGAACCCATCCTAAAAATCCTTGGCCCCAAGCCTCTGCGCTACCGCAGCCTGGATTTGCGTTCCCACGAATGGCAAGCCCTAGAAGGGAGCCCACCCCTAGAACCCAACCCCATGCTGGGCCTGCGGGGCACCCTCAGCTACGGTATCGACGCCCGCTTGTTTGAGGTGGAACTGGGGGCGCTAGCCACCCTGCAACGGGCTGGATATACCAACCTAGAGCTGATTTTGCCCTTTGTGCGTACCGTGGAAGAGGTGCTGGCCTGTCAGCAATATCTTCGCCAGACCGGACTCACAGACTACGAGGACTTTGCCCTGTGGATTATGGCCGAGGTGCCCTCGGTGCTGTTTTCGATCCCGGCCTATGCCCAAGCCGGGGTGAAAGGGATCGCCATTGGATCCAACGACCTCACTCAACTGCTGCTGGCAGTGGATCGCGATCAGCCCATCATGGCCTCCGCCTACGATGAACGCCATCCGGTGATTCAAATGGCCATGGCTCACCTGATCCAAGAAGCCCACCGCTGCGGGTTGGTGTGCTCCATCTGCGGTCAAGCCCCGGTGCGCCACCCCGACCTCATTGCCAAGTTTGTGGCCTGGGGCATCGACTCGATTTCCGTGGAAACCGCTGCCCTACCGTTCACCCTAGAAGCGGTGTGGCAGGCCGAGCAGCGCCAAGGGGGCAGGGGCTAG